In Micromonospora purpureochromogenes, a single window of DNA contains:
- a CDS encoding MMPL family transporter, translating to MERILDRLGRAAAGHPWRILALWLLAAAALLGLGQAAGGTFVNDFRIPGAESQQAADLARAAFPEYGSASAEVVWHSPDGDLRAADRRAAIAAMTTAVRNQPGVTAVEDPLAGQGVLSPDGRTAIGTVRYGPELADLGPAAYHRLDAAAEQARARGVEVTFRGLVVDLAFEPRTGPAEAVGLAVALLVLLAAFGSVVAAGLPVLVALAGLVVGTALVLIASSLTEIPTAAPIVAVMLGLGAGVDYALFVVTRYRAHLADGLPPVAAAGRAVATAGHAVLFAGATVVVAILGLLFTGIPFVGAMGVAAALTVTAMMLAALTLLPALLGLLGPRVNRWALPRLRRTTAGRSAGRTTTVASGQASSPDANLLLDATDGGWWVRWGWRIDGRRVAYGVGATIVLLGLAAPLLTLRLGTPDDGNQPDRWPQRRAYDTVQRELGPGWNAPLVLAVSRPTADSLARLTGALATDPEVALATPPVRSPDGTLALLTVVPRHAPQDQQVSDLVHRIRRTVGPAAASDGGRVAVGGQTAYMIDMADSVTGRLPWVVLGVVLAAGLLLLAMFRAPLIALKAAVMALLSIGAAYGVLVAVFQWGWGLSLLGIDRPVPIMSVVPMLLFAILFGLSMDYEVFLLASVQEEYRRTGDPHRSVVAGLAGTGRVITAAAAIMAAVFVSFATIDDTLVKMIGIGLATAVLVDATVIRVVLAPAVLGMLGHRAWWPLRRPPADQPTPDPSTASSAPA from the coding sequence ATGGAACGCATCCTGGACCGGCTCGGCCGGGCCGCCGCCGGCCACCCGTGGCGCATCCTCGCTCTCTGGTTGCTGGCCGCAGCCGCCCTGCTCGGCCTGGGGCAGGCGGCCGGCGGCACCTTCGTGAACGACTTCCGGATCCCGGGTGCCGAGTCGCAGCAGGCCGCGGACCTGGCCCGCGCGGCCTTTCCGGAGTACGGGTCGGCCAGCGCCGAGGTGGTCTGGCACAGCCCCGACGGGGACCTGCGGGCAGCCGACCGGCGGGCGGCGATCGCGGCGATGACCACAGCGGTGCGCAACCAGCCCGGCGTCACCGCCGTCGAGGACCCCCTCGCCGGTCAGGGGGTCCTCAGCCCGGACGGGCGTACCGCCATCGGCACCGTCCGGTACGGCCCTGAACTCGCCGACCTCGGGCCGGCGGCGTATCACCGGCTCGACGCGGCGGCAGAGCAGGCCAGAGCGCGGGGGGTTGAGGTGACCTTCCGGGGGCTCGTCGTCGACCTGGCGTTCGAGCCCCGCACCGGCCCGGCCGAGGCGGTCGGTCTGGCCGTCGCCCTGCTGGTGCTGCTGGCGGCTTTCGGCTCGGTGGTCGCCGCCGGGCTGCCGGTCCTGGTCGCCCTCGCCGGGCTGGTGGTCGGCACCGCGCTCGTCCTGATCGCCAGTTCCCTGACCGAGATCCCCACCGCCGCACCGATCGTGGCGGTCATGCTCGGCCTCGGCGCCGGTGTCGACTACGCGCTCTTCGTCGTCACCCGCTACCGCGCGCACCTCGCCGACGGGCTTCCACCGGTCGCCGCCGCCGGACGGGCGGTCGCCACGGCCGGTCACGCCGTCCTCTTCGCGGGGGCGACCGTCGTGGTCGCCATCCTCGGCCTGCTCTTCACCGGCATCCCGTTCGTCGGCGCGATGGGGGTGGCCGCCGCGCTGACGGTGACCGCCATGATGCTCGCCGCCCTCACCCTCCTCCCCGCCCTCCTCGGCCTCCTCGGACCCCGCGTCAACCGCTGGGCTCTGCCCCGCCTCCGCCGAACCACCGCTGGCCGTTCGGCCGGACGGACCACGACGGTCGCGTCGGGACAGGCCTCCTCCCCGGACGCGAACCTCCTGCTCGACGCCACCGACGGTGGGTGGTGGGTGCGGTGGGGGTGGCGGATTGACGGGCGGCGGGTCGCGTACGGAGTGGGAGCGACGATCGTGTTGCTGGGGCTGGCGGCGCCACTGCTGACGTTGCGACTCGGGACGCCGGACGACGGGAACCAGCCGGACCGGTGGCCGCAGCGGCGGGCGTACGACACCGTGCAGCGGGAGCTCGGACCGGGGTGGAACGCCCCGCTCGTGCTGGCGGTGAGCCGCCCGACCGCCGACTCACTCGCCCGACTGACCGGAGCGCTCGCCACCGACCCCGAGGTTGCCCTTGCCACGCCACCGGTACGCAGCCCCGACGGCACGCTCGCGCTGCTCACCGTGGTCCCCCGGCACGCGCCGCAGGATCAGCAGGTCAGTGACCTGGTGCACCGGATCCGACGTACGGTCGGGCCGGCGGCGGCGTCCGACGGCGGGCGGGTGGCGGTCGGCGGCCAGACCGCGTACATGATCGACATGGCTGACTCGGTCACCGGCCGACTGCCCTGGGTGGTGCTCGGCGTGGTGCTGGCCGCCGGCCTGCTGCTGCTGGCGATGTTCCGCGCCCCACTGATCGCGCTGAAGGCCGCGGTGATGGCACTGCTCTCCATCGGGGCCGCGTACGGCGTGCTGGTGGCGGTCTTCCAGTGGGGCTGGGGCCTGTCCCTGCTCGGGATCGACCGGCCGGTGCCGATCATGTCGGTGGTGCCGATGCTGTTGTTCGCGATCCTCTTCGGACTCTCCATGGACTACGAGGTGTTCCTGCTCGCCTCGGTCCAGGAGGAGTACCGCCGCACCGGCGACCCGCACCGGTCGGTCGTGGCCGGACTGGCCGGCACCGGTCGCGTGATCACGGCGGCGGCGGCCATCATGGCGGCGGTCTTCGTCAGCTTCGCCACCATCGACGACACCCTGGTGAAGATGATCGGGATCGGGCTGGCCACGGCGGTGCTGGTGGACGCCACCGTGATCCGGGTGGTGCTGGCACCGGCGGTTCTCGGGATGCTCGGGCACCGGGCCTGGTGGCCGCTTCGGCGCCCGCCGGCCGACCAGCCGACCCCGGACCCGTCGACGGCATCCTCGGCCCCCGCCTGA
- a CDS encoding TetR/AcrR family transcriptional regulator, producing MTTGPGLRERKKERTRQALITAALRLFEERGYDETTIADIAAGAEVSPRTFFSYFPSKEEILFADTEDRLALAFAVIDQRGPDDRPVDVLVRAMAAVFARAEQFGQVFDRAVPVRLRMVFSVPAVQGMALQRLLSAQQRLAVRLHAAFPDRLDRLEAAAVVGALVGAVVNTMLSLVEAPEQVDEMFAGDPEPVLAQLRRAVEVAVAGIGAS from the coding sequence ATGACGACCGGTCCGGGGCTGCGGGAGCGCAAGAAGGAACGCACGCGCCAGGCGCTGATCACGGCCGCGCTGAGGCTCTTCGAGGAACGCGGCTACGACGAGACGACGATCGCCGACATCGCGGCAGGGGCCGAGGTGTCGCCCCGGACCTTCTTCAGCTACTTCCCGAGCAAGGAGGAGATCCTCTTCGCGGACACCGAGGACCGGCTGGCGCTGGCCTTCGCCGTCATCGACCAGCGGGGTCCGGACGACAGACCCGTCGACGTCCTGGTGCGCGCGATGGCCGCAGTCTTCGCGCGTGCCGAACAGTTCGGCCAGGTCTTCGACCGCGCGGTGCCGGTGCGGCTGCGCATGGTCTTCTCGGTGCCGGCCGTGCAGGGCATGGCGCTGCAACGGCTGCTCTCCGCCCAGCAGCGGCTGGCGGTCCGACTGCACGCGGCGTTTCCCGACCGGCTGGACCGGTTGGAGGCGGCCGCCGTGGTCGGCGCGCTGGTCGGCGCCGTGGTCAACACGATGCTCTCGCTGGTGGAGGCGCCGGAGCAGGTCGACGAGATGTTTGCCGGCGATCCCGAGCCCGTGCTGGCGCAGCTGCGCCGCGCGGTCGAGGTCGCCGTGGCGGGCATCGGCGCGAGCTGA
- a CDS encoding TetR/AcrR family transcriptional regulator, translating to MPNPTDTPPLAGRRAQAARNDEVILAAARAVFLADPKAPIAAVAERAGVGISALYRRYAGKEDLLRRLCHDGLRRFIEAAEEAAGDPDDWCAFAGFLERVVDADVHSLTVHLAGTFTPTPEMGRDAARANELTAALVERAQGAGRLRPDLVVQDVGLLLEGCAAIRVPDPERTRQLRRRQLAVLLAGLAVTEPPLPGPPPAAGEFDWRWRRPE from the coding sequence ATGCCGAACCCGACCGACACCCCGCCGCTCGCCGGGAGGCGCGCCCAGGCGGCGCGCAACGACGAGGTGATCCTGGCGGCCGCCCGCGCGGTCTTCCTCGCCGACCCGAAGGCCCCGATCGCCGCGGTCGCCGAGCGCGCCGGCGTGGGGATAAGCGCCCTCTACCGGCGGTACGCCGGCAAGGAGGACCTGCTGCGCAGGCTCTGCCACGACGGCCTGCGGCGGTTCATCGAGGCGGCCGAGGAGGCGGCCGGCGACCCGGACGACTGGTGCGCCTTCGCCGGCTTCCTGGAGCGCGTCGTCGACGCCGACGTGCACTCGCTGACCGTGCATCTGGCCGGTACCTTCACCCCGACGCCCGAGATGGGTCGGGACGCGGCGCGGGCCAACGAGCTCACCGCGGCGTTGGTGGAGCGGGCGCAGGGTGCCGGTCGGCTCCGACCCGACCTGGTGGTGCAGGACGTCGGGCTGCTGCTGGAGGGGTGCGCGGCGATCCGCGTACCCGATCCGGAGCGGACCCGGCAGTTGCGCCGGCGGCAGCTCGCGGTGCTGCTGGCCGGCCTCGCCGTCACCGAGCCCCCGCTGCCGGGGCCGCCGCCCGCCGCCGGGGAGTTCGACTGGCGGTGGCGACGACCCGAGTGA
- a CDS encoding heat shock protein transcriptional repressor HspR — MSGDFVGSGDPAYEAKVLMISVAARMAGMHPQTLRQYDRLGLVQAGRAAGGGRRYSVRDVVLLREVQRLSQDDGINLAGVKRIIGLERLLEQAQQRVARLEAELDAAYRRIAELESLGGFPRGDLVPTNRTSTALVVWRPRRTPDR; from the coding sequence ATGTCGGGCGATTTCGTCGGTTCGGGTGACCCTGCCTACGAGGCCAAGGTGCTGATGATCTCGGTCGCGGCGCGGATGGCGGGGATGCACCCCCAGACCCTGCGCCAGTACGACCGGCTGGGCCTGGTGCAGGCCGGCCGGGCGGCCGGCGGTGGGCGTCGCTACAGCGTGCGCGACGTGGTGCTGCTGCGCGAGGTGCAGCGGCTCAGCCAGGACGACGGCATCAACCTGGCCGGCGTGAAGCGGATCATCGGCCTGGAGCGGCTGCTGGAGCAGGCGCAGCAGCGGGTGGCCCGGCTGGAGGCGGAGCTGGACGCCGCCTACCGGCGGATCGCCGAGCTGGAGTCGCTGGGCGGTTTCCCGCGCGGCGACCTGGTGCCCACCAACCGCACGTCGACGGCGCTGGTCGTCTGGCGCCCTCGCCGTACCCCGGACCGCTGA
- the clpB gene encoding ATP-dependent chaperone ClpB — MNTERLTTKSRETITGAVALANQRGHATVEPWHLLLALLDTDGSTAAGLLRAVGADPAELRRVAQRSVDALPAARGSSIAEPTLAREFVNAIGAAEQIARPLGDEYTSTEHLLAGLARVGGAVSGALKGVGATEENLVAAFPTVRGGDRRVTTADPEQTYQALAKYGVDLTASARDGKIDPVIGRDSEIRRVIQVLSRRTKNNPVLIGEPGVGKTAIVEGLAQRIVAGDVPESLRDKKLVSLDLGAMVAGAQYRGQFEERLKSVLEEIKNSNGQVITFLDELHTVVGAGKGEGSMDAGNMLKPMLARGELRMVGATTLDEYREHIEKDPALERRFQPVLVGEPTIEDTIGILRGLKERYEVHHGVRITDAALVAAATLSDRYITDRFLPDKAIDLVDESASRLRMEIDSRPVEVDEIERAVRRLEIEEMALAKEPDAASAERLERLRKELADKREQLTALSERWQTEKSHITKLSTAKEELERLGGEAERAERDGELERAAELRYGRIPALKTELKQAEEELARLQADGAMLKEEVGADDIAAVVASWTGIPAGRLLEGETAKLLRMEESLASRVVGQAEAVGAVSDAVRRARAGVADPDRPTGSFLFLGPTGVGKTELAKALAEFLFDDERAMVRIDMSEYGEKHSVARLVGAPPGYVGYEEGGQLTEAVRRRPYSVILLDEVEKAHPDVFDILLQVLDDGRLTDGQGRTVDFRNAILILTSNLGSSVISDLTLAEEQRREGVLAVVRSHFKPEFLNRLDDIVVFAALRGDDLRSIVDIQLNRMRRRLADRRLGLEITEAARGWLAEHGYDPIYGARPLRRLVQTAIGDQLAKALLAGQIRDGDTVRVDLADTKDALAVTPA; from the coding sequence ATGAACACGGAACGCCTCACCACCAAGAGCCGCGAGACCATCACCGGTGCCGTCGCGCTGGCGAACCAGCGCGGTCACGCCACCGTGGAGCCCTGGCACCTGCTGCTGGCCCTGCTGGACACCGACGGCTCGACCGCCGCCGGCCTGCTGCGCGCCGTCGGGGCCGACCCCGCCGAGCTGCGCCGGGTCGCCCAGCGCTCGGTCGACGCGCTGCCCGCCGCCCGGGGCTCCAGCATCGCCGAGCCCACCCTGGCCCGCGAGTTCGTCAACGCCATCGGCGCCGCCGAGCAGATCGCCCGGCCGCTCGGCGACGAGTACACCTCGACCGAGCACCTGCTCGCCGGCCTGGCCCGGGTCGGTGGCGCGGTCTCCGGCGCGCTGAAGGGCGTCGGGGCCACCGAGGAGAACCTGGTGGCCGCCTTCCCGACCGTCCGGGGTGGCGACCGGCGGGTCACCACCGCCGACCCCGAGCAGACCTACCAGGCCCTCGCCAAGTACGGCGTCGACCTGACCGCCAGCGCCCGGGACGGCAAGATCGACCCGGTGATCGGCCGGGACTCGGAGATCCGCCGGGTGATCCAGGTGCTGTCCCGCCGGACCAAGAACAACCCGGTGCTCATCGGCGAGCCGGGCGTCGGCAAGACGGCGATCGTCGAGGGGCTGGCCCAGCGGATCGTCGCCGGCGACGTACCGGAGTCGCTGCGCGACAAGAAGCTGGTCTCGCTCGACCTCGGCGCGATGGTCGCCGGCGCGCAGTACCGGGGCCAGTTCGAGGAGCGGCTGAAGTCCGTCCTCGAGGAGATCAAGAACTCGAACGGCCAGGTCATCACCTTCCTCGACGAGCTGCACACCGTCGTCGGCGCCGGCAAGGGCGAGGGCTCGATGGACGCCGGCAACATGCTCAAGCCGATGCTGGCCCGTGGCGAGCTGCGGATGGTCGGCGCGACCACGCTGGACGAGTACCGCGAGCACATCGAGAAGGATCCGGCGCTGGAGCGCCGCTTCCAGCCGGTGCTGGTCGGCGAGCCGACGATCGAGGACACCATCGGCATCCTGCGCGGCCTCAAGGAGCGCTACGAGGTGCACCACGGCGTACGGATCACCGACGCCGCGCTGGTCGCCGCCGCCACCCTCTCCGACCGCTACATCACCGACCGGTTCCTGCCGGACAAGGCGATCGACCTGGTCGACGAGTCGGCCTCCCGGCTCCGCATGGAGATCGACTCCCGCCCGGTGGAGGTCGACGAGATCGAGCGGGCCGTACGCCGGCTGGAGATCGAGGAGATGGCGCTGGCGAAGGAGCCCGACGCCGCCTCCGCCGAGCGGCTGGAGCGGCTGCGCAAGGAGCTGGCCGACAAGCGCGAGCAGCTCACCGCGCTGTCCGAGCGCTGGCAGACGGAGAAGAGCCACATCACCAAGCTCTCCACCGCCAAGGAGGAGCTGGAGCGGCTCGGCGGCGAGGCCGAGCGGGCCGAACGCGACGGTGAGCTGGAACGCGCCGCCGAGCTGCGCTACGGCCGCATCCCGGCGCTCAAGACCGAACTGAAGCAGGCCGAGGAGGAGCTGGCCCGGCTCCAGGCCGACGGCGCGATGCTCAAGGAGGAGGTCGGCGCGGACGACATCGCCGCGGTGGTCGCCTCCTGGACCGGCATCCCCGCCGGCCGTCTGCTGGAGGGGGAGACCGCCAAGCTGCTCCGGATGGAGGAGTCGCTGGCCTCCCGGGTGGTCGGCCAGGCCGAGGCGGTGGGCGCGGTCTCCGACGCCGTCCGCCGGGCCCGGGCCGGCGTCGCCGACCCGGACCGCCCGACCGGCAGCTTCCTCTTCCTCGGCCCGACCGGTGTCGGCAAGACCGAGCTGGCCAAGGCGCTCGCCGAGTTCCTCTTCGACGACGAGCGGGCCATGGTCCGCATCGACATGAGCGAGTACGGCGAGAAGCACTCCGTCGCCCGCCTGGTCGGCGCCCCGCCCGGGTACGTCGGCTACGAGGAGGGCGGCCAGCTCACCGAGGCGGTGCGCCGCCGGCCGTACTCGGTGATCCTGCTCGACGAGGTGGAGAAGGCCCACCCGGACGTCTTCGACATCCTGCTCCAGGTGCTCGACGACGGCCGGCTCACCGACGGCCAGGGCCGCACGGTGGACTTCCGCAACGCGATCCTGATCCTCACCTCCAACCTCGGGTCGTCGGTGATCAGCGACCTGACGCTGGCCGAGGAGCAGCGCCGCGAGGGGGTCCTCGCCGTGGTCCGCTCGCACTTCAAGCCGGAGTTCCTCAACCGCCTCGACGACATCGTGGTCTTCGCCGCGCTGCGCGGCGACGACCTGCGCTCCATCGTCGACATCCAGCTCAACCGGATGCGGCGGCGGCTCGCCGACCGGCGGCTCGGCCTGGAGATCACCGAGGCGGCCCGTGGGTGGCTCGCCGAGCACGGCTACGACCCGATCTACGGCGCGCGCCCGCTGCGCCGCCTGGTCCAGACCGCCATCGGCGACCAGCTCGCCAAGGCCCTGCTGGCCGGGCAGATCCGCGACGGCGACACCGTCCGGGTCGACCTCGCCGACACCAAGGACGCCCTCGCGGTCACCCCGGCCTGA
- a CDS encoding beta propeller repeat protein produces MIDRVLRPAVALLVVPALVACSAIGDIRRDPPSRSAAPTAAPGPAPPPSAGFDEVRAGRVAVAQRYDDPFVEFSDAAHGWALFASCDGGPPDRNCPALLFSTLDGGRSWLAVRHPRPVADNQQLYTAPGLVTLLAEPHGWYTSTDGGASFVRTDGEPPAWRAAQGRFQVIEATGRVGEWDGVALRPLAAQPPVPGLNTVASSADLLVAAGVGDEGPYAAVSTDRGRSWQRTPVPAPDGTVAVLRAQVAPDSQVWLVGERSDRMDFPALWRWQGRWESVPAQSYPSRIVSVAPIGAGRVAVTGPYGAGAVIDGRYTPVAWPVGPEHYLTTLDDGTVFARGPADVVLGTGVGTDRRWARVTVEGD; encoded by the coding sequence ATGATCGATCGAGTGCTCCGCCCGGCGGTCGCCCTGCTGGTCGTCCCGGCGCTGGTGGCCTGCTCGGCGATCGGGGACATCCGCCGCGATCCGCCGTCCCGGTCCGCCGCGCCGACGGCCGCGCCCGGGCCGGCACCGCCGCCGTCCGCCGGCTTCGACGAGGTACGCGCCGGCCGGGTCGCCGTCGCCCAGCGGTACGACGACCCGTTCGTGGAGTTCTCCGACGCCGCGCACGGCTGGGCGCTCTTCGCCAGCTGCGACGGTGGCCCGCCGGACCGGAACTGCCCGGCGCTGCTCTTCTCCACCCTGGACGGTGGCCGCTCGTGGCTGGCGGTGCGCCATCCGCGCCCGGTGGCCGACAACCAGCAGCTCTACACCGCGCCGGGACTGGTGACGCTGCTGGCCGAGCCGCACGGCTGGTACACCTCGACCGACGGTGGCGCGAGCTTCGTGCGGACCGACGGGGAGCCGCCGGCCTGGCGGGCCGCGCAGGGGCGGTTCCAGGTGATCGAGGCGACCGGCCGGGTGGGCGAGTGGGACGGCGTCGCGCTGCGCCCGCTGGCCGCCCAGCCGCCGGTGCCGGGGTTGAACACCGTCGCGTCCTCCGCCGACCTGCTGGTGGCGGCGGGGGTGGGGGACGAGGGCCCGTACGCGGCCGTCTCCACGGACCGGGGTCGGAGCTGGCAGCGGACCCCGGTGCCAGCGCCCGACGGCACGGTTGCCGTCCTGCGGGCGCAGGTCGCCCCGGACAGCCAGGTCTGGCTGGTGGGTGAGCGGTCGGACCGGATGGACTTCCCGGCGCTCTGGCGGTGGCAGGGGCGGTGGGAGTCCGTCCCGGCGCAGTCCTACCCCTCCCGCATCGTGTCGGTCGCCCCGATCGGCGCCGGGCGGGTCGCGGTGACCGGCCCGTACGGCGCAGGCGCGGTGATCGACGGCCGGTACACCCCGGTCGCCTGGCCGGTCGGCCCGGAGCACTACCTGACCACCCTCGACGACGGCACCGTCTTCGCCCGCGGGCCGGCGGACGTGGTGCTGGGCACCGGAGTCGGCACGGACCGGCGGTGGGCGCGGGTGACCGTCGAGGGCGACTGA
- a CDS encoding epoxide hydrolase family protein: MSDTAIRPFRVDIPQTALDDLADRLRRAVWPGELPGVGDAYGTTTDRVRELVTYWLEKFDWRAVEARLNAHPQFVTEIDGEDIHFLHVRSSRTDATPVVLTHGWPGSVVEYLDVIAPLTEPTDPTAPAFHLVIPSLPGFGFSGPTRSPGWNRYRTARAWAELMARLGYGRYGAVGNDAGSMISPEIGRIDPEHVLGVHVTQLFSFPSGDPSEFQGLSQADQAALAHLQWFFENKFSFNQVQSQQPQTLAFALADSPVGLLAWNGQLFDRSLAPDFVLANVAIYWLTGTAASSMRFYWEDAHTTEHPTGPTTSPTGLAMFPGDFQSIRRFAERDHGNIVRWTAYQADVEGRGDVGGHYAAHEATDVLVADLREFFAALR, from the coding sequence ATGTCCGACACCGCCATCCGCCCGTTCCGCGTCGACATCCCGCAGACCGCCCTCGACGACCTCGCCGACCGGCTCCGCCGAGCCGTCTGGCCCGGGGAACTCCCGGGCGTCGGCGACGCGTACGGCACGACCACCGACCGGGTCCGCGAGCTGGTGACGTACTGGCTGGAGAAGTTCGACTGGCGGGCCGTGGAGGCGCGGCTGAACGCCCACCCGCAGTTCGTCACCGAGATCGACGGCGAGGACATCCACTTCCTGCACGTCCGGTCGTCGCGCACCGACGCCACCCCGGTCGTGCTCACCCACGGCTGGCCCGGCTCGGTGGTGGAGTACCTGGACGTGATCGCCCCGCTCACCGAACCCACCGACCCCACGGCGCCGGCGTTCCACCTGGTCATTCCGTCGCTGCCGGGCTTCGGCTTCTCCGGGCCGACCCGCAGCCCCGGCTGGAACCGGTACCGCACCGCCCGGGCCTGGGCGGAGCTGATGGCCCGGCTCGGTTACGGCCGCTACGGCGCGGTCGGCAACGACGCCGGCTCGATGATCTCGCCGGAGATCGGCCGCATCGATCCCGAGCACGTGCTCGGCGTCCACGTCACCCAGCTCTTCTCGTTCCCCTCCGGGGACCCGAGCGAGTTCCAGGGGCTCTCCCAGGCCGACCAGGCGGCGCTCGCCCACCTCCAGTGGTTCTTCGAGAACAAGTTCTCCTTCAACCAGGTGCAGAGCCAGCAGCCGCAGACCCTGGCGTTCGCGCTGGCCGATTCGCCGGTCGGCCTGCTCGCCTGGAACGGTCAGCTCTTCGACCGGAGCCTGGCCCCCGACTTCGTGCTCGCCAACGTGGCGATCTACTGGCTCACCGGCACGGCGGCCTCGTCGATGCGGTTCTACTGGGAGGACGCGCACACCACCGAGCACCCGACCGGGCCGACGACGAGCCCGACCGGGCTGGCGATGTTCCCCGGCGACTTCCAGTCGATCCGCCGCTTCGCCGAGCGGGACCACGGGAACATCGTGCGCTGGACGGCGTACCAGGCCGACGTGGAGGGGCGCGGCGATGTGGGCGGGCACTACGCCGCGCACGAGGCGACCGACGTGCTGGTCGCCGACCTCCGGGAGTTCTTCGCCGCGCTCCGCTGA
- a CDS encoding cation:proton antiporter has protein sequence MHETTTLLVEVGALLLLLGLLGRLSRRFGVSPIPLYLLAGLGFGHGGLLPLNASEEFFAVGAEIGVILLLVMLGLEYSANELVGNLRSAAPAGLIDALLNALPGFAFALLLGWGWVAAVVLGGITWISSSGVIAKVLGDLGRVGNRETPVILSVLVIEDLAMALYLPLVTALLAGVGLVKGGIALGVAVLTVVVVLVVAIRYGHLISSALSAKDPEALLLGVLGLTLLVAGVAAKLQVSAAVGAFLVGIALSGPVAHHATQLLSPLRDLFAAVFFVFFGLVTDPRDIPPVLLPALALAVVTMGTKLLTGYLAARRAGIAEPGRWRAGFALMPRGEFSIVIAGLAVAAGTVEPRLAALATAYVLVTVVTGPMLARLPDMGWFKVWLRRRATIRRPEPVPTTD, from the coding sequence ATGCACGAAACCACCACACTGCTCGTCGAGGTCGGCGCGCTGCTGCTGCTCCTCGGGCTCCTGGGCCGGCTCAGCCGGCGGTTCGGAGTCTCCCCGATCCCCCTGTACCTCCTCGCCGGCCTGGGCTTCGGCCACGGCGGCCTGCTGCCGCTCAACGCCAGCGAGGAGTTCTTCGCCGTCGGCGCGGAGATCGGCGTCATCCTGCTGCTGGTCATGCTCGGCCTGGAGTACAGCGCCAACGAACTGGTCGGCAACCTGCGCTCCGCCGCGCCGGCCGGGCTGATCGACGCGCTGCTCAACGCGCTGCCCGGCTTCGCGTTCGCGCTGCTGCTCGGCTGGGGCTGGGTGGCCGCCGTGGTGCTCGGCGGCATCACCTGGATCTCGTCCTCCGGCGTGATCGCCAAGGTCCTCGGCGACCTGGGCCGGGTCGGTAACCGGGAAACCCCGGTGATCCTCTCCGTGCTGGTCATCGAGGACCTGGCCATGGCGCTCTACCTGCCGCTGGTCACCGCGCTGCTGGCCGGCGTCGGGCTGGTCAAGGGCGGCATCGCCCTCGGCGTCGCGGTGCTCACCGTGGTCGTCGTCCTGGTGGTGGCAATCCGGTACGGCCACCTCATCTCCTCGGCGCTGTCCGCGAAGGACCCGGAGGCGCTGCTGCTCGGCGTACTCGGGCTGACCCTGCTGGTCGCCGGCGTCGCGGCCAAGCTCCAGGTGTCGGCGGCGGTGGGCGCGTTCCTGGTCGGCATCGCGCTCTCCGGGCCGGTGGCGCACCACGCGACCCAGCTGCTCTCCCCGCTGCGGGACCTCTTCGCGGCGGTCTTCTTCGTCTTCTTCGGCCTGGTCACCGACCCCCGGGACATCCCGCCGGTGCTGCTGCCGGCGCTCGCCCTGGCCGTGGTGACCATGGGGACGAAACTGCTCACCGGCTACCTCGCGGCCCGCCGGGCGGGCATCGCCGAGCCCGGTCGCTGGCGGGCCGGCTTCGCGCTGATGCCGCGCGGTGAGTTCTCCATCGTCATCGCCGGGCTGGCCGTCGCCGCCGGCACCGTCGAGCCTCGGCTGGCGGCGCTCGCCACGGCGTACGTGCTGGTCACGGTGGTGACCGGGCCGATGCTGGCGCGGCTGCCCGACATGGGCTGGTTCAAGGTCTGGCTGCGGCGGCGGGCCACGATCCGCCGGCCCGAACCGGTGCCGACCACCGACTGA
- a CDS encoding cation:proton antiporter regulatory subunit has translation MRVRVEQTALPGIGVRHDLVTESGRRLGVVSHRNGRRDLVLYDPDDPDACQADIPLTDDEAEALADILGASLMLGQLSGLREQAAGLLTEQIAIPAGSKYVNRRLGDTKARTRTGASIVAVLRQGEVNVSPDPTFRFAAGDVVVVVGTRQGLDGVTAILADSDPDG, from the coding sequence GTGCGAGTACGTGTCGAACAGACTGCCCTACCGGGAATCGGCGTGCGTCACGACCTGGTGACGGAATCCGGTCGCCGGCTCGGAGTGGTGTCCCACCGCAACGGCCGCCGTGACCTCGTCCTGTACGACCCGGACGATCCCGACGCCTGCCAGGCGGACATTCCGCTCACCGACGACGAGGCGGAGGCGCTCGCCGACATCCTCGGCGCGTCGCTGATGCTCGGCCAGCTCTCCGGTCTGCGCGAGCAGGCGGCCGGGCTGCTCACCGAGCAGATCGCCATTCCGGCGGGCTCGAAGTACGTCAACAGGCGGCTGGGCGACACCAAGGCACGCACCCGCACCGGCGCCTCGATCGTGGCGGTGCTCCGCCAGGGCGAGGTGAACGTCTCGCCCGATCCCACCTTCCGCTTCGCGGCCGGTGACGTGGTGGTCGTGGTCGGTACCCGCCAGGGTCTCGACGGAGTGACCGCCATCCTCGCCGACAGTGACCCGGACGGCTGA